A genomic segment from Glycine max cultivar Williams 82 chromosome 1, Glycine_max_v4.0, whole genome shotgun sequence encodes:
- the LOC100805338 gene encoding macrophage migration inhibitory factor homolog: MPCLYISTNINLDGVNIDPIFSQATTAVSTIIGKPEKFVMVILKGSVPISFEGNKEPAAYAEIVSMGGINSEVKRKLINTLGTILQSNLSIPRTRFFLKVFDTTVFRTKSKM; encoded by the exons ATGCCTTGCCTTTACATCTCCACCAACATTAACTTAGATGGAGTTAACATCGATCCAATCTTTTCTCAAGCAACCACTGCAGTCTCCACAATCATCGGCAAGCCAGAGAAG TTTGTGATGGTCATATTGAAGGGGTCTGTGCCAATATCTTTTGAGGGTAATAAAGAACCAGCAGCATATGCTGAGATAGTTTCAATGGGTGGTATAAATTCAGAAGTGAAGAGAAAGCTAATTAATACCCTTGGCACCATATTGCAGTCCAACCTATCTATACCAAGAACAAGATTTTTTCTCAAAGTCTTTGACACAACTGTATTTCGTACAAAATCCAAAATGTAA